Proteins co-encoded in one Alphaproteobacteria bacterium PA2 genomic window:
- a CDS encoding phosphohydrolase — protein MADGEILDKAKFHTMVESTKEDWAAIGRAGAPFHQAFPDRLIAHLNMLADDSGGFAVTRLEHSLQTATRAHRDGRDEEYVVCALMHDVGDILAPSNHAELGAMIMKPYISEQNYWMMDKHGIFQGYYFFHHLGLDRDMRDEYRGHEWFEYTAQFCHLYDQNSFDPAYESMPLSAFEPMIRRVVAHPKRSIYRKSV, from the coding sequence ATGGCTGACGGTGAAATCCTCGACAAGGCGAAGTTCCACACCATGGTGGAGTCCACGAAAGAGGACTGGGCCGCCATCGGCCGGGCAGGCGCGCCTTTCCACCAGGCCTTTCCGGATCGACTGATCGCCCACCTGAACATGCTGGCCGACGACAGCGGCGGGTTCGCCGTGACCCGTCTGGAGCACTCCCTTCAGACCGCCACCCGGGCCCACAGGGACGGGCGGGATGAGGAATATGTGGTCTGCGCCCTGATGCACGACGTCGGCGACATTCTGGCCCCGTCAAACCATGCCGAGCTGGGGGCCATGATCATGAAGCCCTACATCTCCGAGCAGAACTACTGGATGATGGACAAGCACGGCATCTTCCAGGGCTATTACTTCTTCCATCACCTGGGCCTGGATCGCGACATGCGCGATGAGTATCGCGGCCACGAATGGTTCGAATACACCGCCCAGTTCTGTCACCTTTACGATCAGAACAGCTTCGATCCGGCCTATGAGTCCATGCCGCTCTCAGCCTTCGAGCCGATGATCCGCCGGGTGGTGGCCCACCCCAAGCGCTCCATCTACCGCAAGAGCGTCTAG